A stretch of Scheffersomyces stipitis CBS 6054 chromosome 2, complete sequence DNA encodes these proteins:
- a CDS encoding predicted protein: MAPPPPIVIDAQAVSGITGSISIACWIIVFAPQIYENFRRQSSEGLSLTFIILWLAGDVFNVLGAVLQGVLPTMIILAVYYTLADIVLLWQCLVYGNGEQADLIHLSPANPINEDVLETVLSREHHQHHHHEIQDYTTGASVDLEASSSESSSSASSYKLTSTQSALIKFLMVALVILSGLAGWYISYVKDARHRQKHPGKVRKPEELIYDPLAQFFGWLCALFYLGSRIPQILLNYKRKSCDGISFMFFLFACLGNLTYVISILAIDTSWYYLWVNSSWLAGSLGTLGLDFTIFVQFFLYNENDKSEGESSEEQSLLSSQAGSQQSVTYGSS; the protein is encoded by the exons ATGGCTCCACCTCCGCCGATCGTAATAGATGCCCAGGCAGTCAGTGGTATCACCGGGTCCATTTCCATCGCATGCTGGATTATTGTCTTTGCTCCACAAATTTATGAAAACTTTAGAAGACAGTCATCCGAGGGTTTGTCACTTACTTTCATCATTCTCTGGTTGGCTGGAGATGTGTTCAATGTGCTAGGTGCTGTTTTGCAGGGAGTTTTGCCCACAATGATTATTCTTGCTGTGTACTATACGTTAGCTGACATCGTATTGTTATGGCAGTGTTTGGTGTATGGAAACGGTGAACAAGCTGATTTGATCCATTTGTCTCCAGCCAATCCTATAAATGAAGACGTATTGGAAACTGTATTGTCACGtgaacatcaccaacatcATCACCATGAAATc CAAGACTACACCACTGGAGCTTCTGTAGACTTGGAGGCTTCGAGTTCGGAGTCTTCTTCGAGTGCCTCATCCTACAAACTTACTTCTACGCAATCGGCATTGATTAAATTCTTGATGGTAGCACTTGTAATTTTATCCGGCTTGGCTGGCTGGTACATTTCGTATGTCAAGGATGCTCGTCACAGACAGAAGCATCCAGGCAAGGTCAGAAAGCCCGAAGAGTTGATTTACGATCCATTGGCCCAATTTTTTGGATGGCTTTGTGCTCTTTTCTATTTAGGTTCGAGAATACCTCAGATTCTTTTGAACTACAAGAGAAAGTCATGTGATGGCATCTCGTTCATGTTCTTCCTCTTTGCCTGTTTGGGTAACTTGACCTACGTGATTTCCATTCTTGCCATCGACACTTCGTGGTACTACTTGTGGGTCAACTCGTCGTGGTTGGCTGGTTCCTTGGGTACGTTGGGCTTAGACTTTACTATCTTTGTgcagttcttcttgtacaacGAAAATGATAAAAGTGAAGGAGAGTCCAGCGAAGAACAATCGTTGCTCAGCAGTCAAGCTGGCTCCCAACAACTGGTTACATATGGATCGTCCTAG
- the FAA24 gene encoding long-chain-fatty-acid--CoA ligase (go_funtion catalytic activity~go_process metabolism) — MSSSYYTEQDVAKEQALSKLPIASSAVIDNTPTGAATNDGKYSSVFRNKALPERLISEIHPELDTYHKLFNNAVALYGDRPCLGQRPYNYKLKQSAPYFKSYTYKEVNQRKKNLGAGIIYSLQNNAYTNYELEPHRKIRDHLKDWTSYGVPINALDNKDGEIEKSASFIVSIFSANRYEWILTDIACTAYSITNTALYDTLGPDVTKYILELSKSPIVVCSHEKIPIVLDLKEKYPKELESLISIVSMDPFSTIDNSLLEKARNLKVEVTDIDQIESVGASHPLDELPPSRDTLYTISFTSGTTGARPKGAMLSQTNATCAMSFLACTEPHSGGKDRAFIFLPLTHIYERETSGFALVGGYFLGFPQLTMDNQKVDVFQNLIEDLRIFRPTYFSIVPRILTKMEALVKTLINEMSESDAAEVRKIIEFKSNEHKRYDGSEGKNYHYDNFPPYKALREYMGMDELKWMQTASAPVAPTTLSYLKASLNIGLRQLYGLTETFGAITTTPAYEATTGSCGSIAPTGEFRLRNVSGYKISDNKGELVIRGPQVFKGYYYNKKETESCINSEGWFHTGDIAKLDNKTGRIYIIDRVKNFFKMAQGEYISPEKIENRYLSSNPIISQLYVHGDSLKSFLVGIVGVDFEKGLSFLNDVCGYNRLDMSSEEMLQEINRVETKKKFLSIINKNVNGKLNGFEKLHNIHIEINPLTVERDVVTPTLKIRRGVASKFFGDVFHRLYNMEQSLVFEAKQITSKF; from the coding sequence ATGTCCTCTTCTTATTACACTGAGCAAGATGTTGCCAAAGAGCAGGCTCTTTCCAAGCTTCCAATTGCCAGCAGTGCTGTAATTGACAATACTCCCACTGGAGCCGCAACCAACGATGGGAAATACTCTTCTGTTTTCAGAAACAAGGCATTGCCAGAACGGTTGATCTCAGAAATTCACCCAGAATTGGATACTTACCATAAgctcttcaacaatgccGTGGCTTTGTATGGAGATAGACCTTGTCTTGGCCAGAGACCTTACAACTACAAGCTCAAGCAGTCGGCCCCATACTTCAAGAGCTATACCTACAAGGAAGTTaaccagagaaagaaaaactTGGGTGCTGGTATCATCTATTCTTTGCAAAACAATGCCTACACCAACTACGAATTGGAACCTCACCGCAAGATTAGGGACCATTTGAAAGACTGGACTTCTTACGGGGTGCCTATCAATGCTCTCGATAACAAGgatggagaaattgaaaagagtGCTTCGTTCATTGTGTCTATTTTCTCTGCCAACAGATACGAATGGATCTTGACTGATATAGCATGCACAGCCTATTCTATTACCAATACTGCTTTGTACGACACTTTGGGTCCAGATGTTACTAAGTACATCTTAGAATTGTCCAAGAGTCCAATTGTAGTTTGTTCTCACGAAAAAATTCCCATAGTATTggacttgaaggaaaaatACCCCAAGGAACTTGAGAGTCTCATTTCTATCGTCTCAATGGATCCATTTTCGACTATTGATAATAGTTTGCTTGAAAAGGCTAGAAATTTGAAAGTGGAAGTTACCGACattgatcaaattgaatCGGTTGGTGCCTCACATCCACTTGATGAGTTACCACCTTCTAGAGATACTCTTTATACTATCTCTTTTACCTCGGGAACAACTGGTGCCAGACCTAAGGGTGCTATGTTAAGTCAGACCAATGCTACGTGCGCCATGTCTTTCTTAGCTTGCACGGAACCTCATTCTGGTGGAAAGGACAGAgctttcatcttcttgcCATTGACACACATCTATGAAAGGGAAACCAGTGGCTTTGCACTTGTAGGAGGGTATTTCTTAGGATTCCCTCAATTGACCATGGACAATCAAAAGGTGGATGTGTTCCAGAACTTgattgaagacttgagAATTTTCCGTCCAACTTACTTTTCTATTGTGCCCAGGATTCTTACCAAAATGGAAGCTCTTGTCAAGACTTTGATCAATGAAATGAGCGAGTCTGATGCTGCTGAAGTCAGGAAGATCATTGAATTCAAACTGAATGAACACAAGAGATATGACGGCTCCGAAGGAAAGAATTACCATTACGATAATTTCCCTCCTTACAAAGCTTTGCGCGAATACATGGGTATGGACGAATTGAAGTGGATGCAAACTGCCTCAGCACCAGTAGCTCCTACTACCTTATCATATTTGAAAGCTTCTCTCAACATTGGATTGAGACAATTGTATGGTTTGACTGAAACTTTTGGTGCAATCACAACTACTCCAGCATACGAAGCTACAACCGGTTCTTGTGGAAGTATTGCCCCTACAGGAGAATTTAGATTGAGAAATGTCAGTGGCTACAAAATTTCAGACAACAAGGGTGAATTAGTCATCAGAGGTCCTCAAGTTTTCAAGGGATACTATtacaacaagaaggaaaccGAGAGTTGCATAAATTCCGAAGGCTGGTTCCATACTGGCGACATCGCTAAACTAGACAATAAAACTGGTAGAATCTACATTATCGATAGagtcaagaacttcttcaagatggcTCAAGGAGAATATATTTCTCCTGAAAAGATAGAAAACAGATACTTATCGTCTAATCCTATCATCTCACAACTCTATGTACATGGTGACTCTTTGAAGTCATTCTTGGTGGGTAtagttggagttgattTTGAGAAGGGTTTGTCGTTTTTAAACGATGTCTGTGGCTACAACAGGTTGGACATGTCCAGTGAAGAAATGCTTCAGGAGATCAACCGTGTAGAGactaagaagaagttcttatCGataatcaacaagaacgtGAATGGCAAGTTGAATGGGTTCGAGAAATTGCACAACATTCACATTGAAATCAATCCATTAACCGTTGAGAGAGACGTTGTTACACCAACGTTGAAAATTAGAAGAGGAGTTGCTTCCAAATTTTTCGGAGACGTATTCCATCGTCTCTACAATATGGAGCAATCTCTTGTGTTTGAGGCCAAGCAAATAACCTCCAAATTCTGA
- a CDS encoding predicted protein, whose product MTEQPITLDLVDIVDNIVRKQTLSSFARHVSVQSQTLGNHDTNVPVISNFAVGSNKDIFNQDKTKLKTSEASRYFSCENCGRKIAGGRYAQHVNKCLERRRR is encoded by the exons ATGACCGAACAGCCTATAACTTTAGACTTGGTG GATATTGTCGACAACATTGTCAGAAAGCAGACACTTTCTTCGTTTGCTCGCCATGTATCTGTCCAACTGCAGACATTGGGAAACCACGATACGAATGTGCCTGTAATATCAAACTTCGCTGTGGGCTCCAACaaagacattttcaacCAGGACAAGACTAAGTTGAAGACGTCAGAAGCTTCGAGATACTTTCTGTGTGAGAATTGTGGCAGAAAGATAGCAGGCGGGCGTTATGCTCAGCATGTCAACAAATGCTtagagagaagaagaagatag
- the KRE8 gene encoding glucan synthase subunit involved in cell wall assembly (go_component cell wall), with amino-acid sequence MSRRDLTSNGLPNFHVTDTDNDSLDIPHNPFLGQNEADPQSSVESSRSSTSSPHADVDAESTYGRPFNAYSSFYQKNGTSTNLLSENESSDGNQASYSGSGIHLPSGDSPNVNNINVPPEYDRYPSMAGSRVVSSTSLSNFLQKERPGSDSQATSQYGDDNSSRSIRSTSNMVHQGDFSPFGGYPASSFPLHIDEKEADDYLHNPDPVVDAEYDKNRFIYDLKNMDKRSLGGLIGLIVLFIAGLCVFVVLPALTFSNVTHHSSIQSYEILTDYTYPLLSAIRTSLVDPDTPSSAFNHTAQNGDVWTLVFSDEFNAEGRTFYEGDDQFFTAPDLHYDATKDLEWYSPDAVTTENGTLNLRMDAFKNHDLFYRSGMVQSWNKFCFTQGMLEYSVRLPNYGDVTGLWPGLWSMGNLGRPGYLATTDGVWPYSYDSCDAGITPNQSSPDGISYLPGQRLNSCTCSGADHPNPGVGRGAPEIDVIEAEIATDPNHKMPNIGVASQSLQLAPFDIWYMPDYDFLSIHNSSTTVMNTYAGGPFQEALSAVTMLNTTWYERGSGEHNFQRYGYEYLNDNDNGYLTWFVGEEPTLTVHSKALHPNGNVGWRRLSKEPMSLIMNLGISNNWAYIDWPSLVFPCTMRIDYVRVYQPTDQINVGCDPVDYPTYDYIQSHLNIYSNVNLTRFTDGGYSFPKNKVMNGC; translated from the coding sequence ATGTCACGGAGAGACTTGACCTCTAACGGGCTCCCCAACTTTCACGTCACGGACACCGACAACGACTCGCTTGATATTCCACACAATCCGTTCTTGGGCCAAAACGAAGCTGATCCACAATCGTCCGTAGAATCATCgagatcttcaacatcatcGCCTCATGCGGACGTCGATGCCGAATCCACCTACGGCAGACCATTCAACGCCTATTCTAGTTTCTACCAGAAAAACGGCACATCTACTAACCTCTTATCGGAAAACGAATCTTCCGACGGCAACCAGGCTTCGTattctggctctggcaTTCATTTACCTTCGGGAGACTCACCCAatgtcaacaacatcaacgtGCCGCCAGAATATGATCGATACCCTTCGATGGCTGGCTCTCGTGTAGTGTCTTCCACTTCGCTCTCAAACTTCCTTCAGAAGGAAAGACCTGGCCTGGACTCTCAGGCAACATCCCAGTATGGCGACGACAACTCTTCTAGGTCCATCAGATCTACCAGTAACATGGTCCACCAGGGCGACTTTTCTCCCTTCGGTGGTTACCCTGCCTCGTCGTTCCCCTTACACATCGATGAGAAGGAAGCCGACGACTACTTGCATAACCCAGATCCGGTCGTTGACGCAGAATACGACAAAAACAGGTTCATTTATGATCTTAAGAACATGGACAAGAGATCATTGGGTGGTCTTATCGGGCTTATTGTCTTGTTCATCGCTGGTTTGTGTGTCTTTGTGGTTTTGCCAGCATTGACTTTCTCCAATGTTACTCATCACTCTTCAATACAATCATACGAGATTCTCACAGACTACACATACCCGCTTCTCTCTGCAATTAGAACCAGCTTGGTAGACCCTGATACACCTTCGAGTGCCTTTAACCACACTGCTCAGAACGGCGATGTGTGGACTTTAGTGTTTAGTGACGAGTTTAATGCCGAAGGTAGAACTTTTTACGAAGGTGACgatcaattcttcacagCTCCAGACTTGCACTATGATGCCACAAAGGATTTGGAATGGTATTCTCCAGATGCCGTCACTACAGAGAATGGTACATTGAATTTGCGTATGGACGCTTTCAAGAATCACGACTTGTTCTACAGATCAGGAATGGTGCAGTCATGGAACAAATTTTGTTTCACTCAGGGTATGCTCGAGTATTCGGTTAGATTACCTAATTACGGTGATGTTACTGGTTTGTGGCCCGGTTTATGGTCTATGGGTAATTTGGGTAGACCAGGTTACTTGGCTACTACAGATGGGGTTTGGCCATATTCGTACGATTCATGTGATGCTGGTATTACACCCAACCAGTCCTCTCCAGATGGTATTTCCTACTTGCCTGGTCAGAGATTGAATTCATGTACCTGTTCAGGTGCCGACCATCCCAATCCAGGAGTAGGGAGAGGAGCTCCGGAAATCGATGTTATCGAAGCTGAAATAGCCACAGACCCCAATCACAAAATGCCCAATATCGGGGTAGCTTCACAATCATTGCAGTTGGCTCCCTTTGATATCTGGTATATGCCTGATTACGATTTCCTTTCTATCCACAACAGTTCCACGACAGTCATGAACACCTATGCAGGTGGACCTTTCCAAGAGGCCCTTTCTGCTGTCACAATGTTAAACACAACTTGGTATGAGAGAGGATCGGGCGAGCACAATTTCCAGAGATACGGATACGAGTATCTCAACGACAACGACAATGGCTACTTGACGTGGTTTGTAGGCGAAGAACCAACATTGACAGTACATTCCAAGGCCTTGCACCCTAATGGAAATGTAGGCTGGAGAAGGCTTTCCAAAGAACCCATGTCGTTGATTATGAACCTCGGTATCTCCAACAATTGGGCTTATATTGACTGGCCATCACTTGTATTCCCATGTACTATGAGAATTGACTATGTCAGAGTGTACCAGCCAACAGACCAAATCAATGTTGGTTGTGATCCAGTGGACTATCCTACGTATGACTACATACAGAGCCATCTTAACATCTACTCCAATGTCAACTTGACAAGATTCACAGACGGAGGCTACAGTTTCCCCAAGAACAAGGTGATGAACGGGTGCTGA
- a CDS encoding predicted protein, with the protein MADEVDEAAIVKDEANFDVEDEVQDWKFLNKSLASSGIPKRGEKEFAPDGTQVQNSSLQESRNAMYDALEGVRGHHLKSKLIAVWIASESKCIMPHARGNYFRDMGIPIHIGSKVKDGVELNSLEAVYLVERGSVVIYLGNESYDEFLKSSQESEFDYDSLIAMDLEFLYSVAFNNTGYSLDQYQIYSYLKRLGYLVQDFKQITKTDQRTRLPMVPSTLSVIPSFLNKIMATTVVKYLQSRLRQWGFLSYPLFHSLHFMTKHYFRYTDIYKSLRLIPAYSTHDSVKENLEASGYSITFNVWKPTPSFSKKNPPFPDFQVAVANTDSAKFPTLQTIQALHNSLNYTFPNERKTQVVPAVRQQKKNTMPPSKKVIRQKKQQERQSKLDESVRKKNDYNRKRDNLLKYGSNGRTVVIAVIDSGILNFVNLSEGDFSLQSSTDLEDIFPREDHGIIYNEK; encoded by the coding sequence ATGGCAGACGAAGTGGATGAGGCTGCGATAGTAAAAGACGAGGCCAACTTTGATGTTGAGGACGAAGTTCAGGACTGGAAGTTTCTCAACAAATCGTTGGCATCCTCAGGTATTCCCAAAAGAGGTGAGAAAGAATTTGCACCTGATGGAACTCAAGTCCAGAACAGCTCTTTGCAAGAGTCTAGAAACGCCATGTACGACGCTCTTGAAGGTGTAAGAGGTCATCacttgaagctgaagctTATAGCAGTATGGATAGCACTGGAATCTAAATGCATAATGCCTCATGCCAGAGGAAACTACTTCCGAGATATGGGAATTCCCATTCATATAGGCTCTAAAGTTAAGGATGGTGTGGAACTAAACTCACTTGAAGCAGTCTATTTAGTTGAAAGAGGTTCTGTAGTAATATATCTCGGAAACGAGAGCTATGACGAATTTCTCAAGTCCAGTCAAGAAAGCGAATTTGACTACGATTCGCTTATAGCTATGGATTTGGAGTTTCTATACAGCGTAGCATTCAACAATACGGGTTATCTGCTTGATCAGTACCAGATATACTCGTACTTGAAACGTCTTGGTTATTTAGTGCAAGACTTTAAGCAAATCACTAAAACAGACCAAAGGACTAGACTACCAATGGTCCCTTCAACTTTGTCTGTTATCCCATCCTTTCTAAATAAAATAATGGCAACTACAGTTGTGAAATATTTACAACTGAGATTACGTCAATGGGGCTTCTTGTCATATCCCTTGTTCCATAGCTTACATTTCATGACTAAGCACTACTTTAGATACACAGACATTTACAAGTCGTTGAGACTTATTCCAGCATATTCTACACATGACAGTGTAAAAGAGAATCTAGAAGCTAGTGGGTACTCTATAACCTTTAATGTGTGGAAACCTACACCTTCATTCTCCAAAAAGAACCCGCCATTCCCTGATTTCCAAGTAGCAGTAGCAAACACGGATTCAGCCAAGTTTCCAACCCTACAAACCATACAAGCATTACACAACTCGTTGAACTACACTTTTCCCAATGAACGGAAAACACAGGTAGTCCCCGCTGTTAGacagcagaagaaaaataCAATGCCTCCGTCCAAAAAAGTGATACGACAAAAGAAACAGCAAGAAAGACAATCCAAGTTGGATGAATCTGTgcggaagaagaatgacTATAATAGAAAAAGAGACAATCTATTGAAATACGGATCCAATGGGCGTACGGTGGTGATTGCAGTTATAGATAGCGGAATCTTgaactttgtcaatttgAGTGAAGGAGACTTCAGTTTGCAATCTAGCACtgatttggaagatatTTTCCCCAGGGAAGACCACGGGATTATCtataatgaaaaatga